Proteins found in one Methanofollis fontis genomic segment:
- a CDS encoding mechanosensitive ion channel family protein, translating to MGNAPYALLLLFIGLFGSIALYWIYRWLLKRADSTESKLDDIMLAAIGKPLIIAVVVITLYFSVVFSGLIPPEYDYVLDSKYLNAFYIIIGGWIASSFSYNFISMYGRWMAARTESEIDDRIIGVLELGVKYVIWFIVFLLVLSTLEINITPLLAGAGIAGVAVALAAQDILANFFGGAMIVMDKPFKVGDRIKIDGYLGDIVTVGPRSTRLQTLDYQLVTIPNSKIANSVVINYALPEVRLKVKIPVSVAYGTDVKRVKEILMEIAHEAIEHSACVLHYPPPSVYFLEFADSSLNFVLIVWAKAFNMAWDVQDFINTRIDERFREEGIEIPFPQMDVHLKKD from the coding sequence ATGGGAAACGCCCCTTACGCTCTCCTCCTCCTGTTTATCGGGCTTTTCGGATCGATCGCCCTCTACTGGATCTACCGCTGGCTCCTGAAGCGGGCGGATTCCACCGAGTCGAAGCTGGACGACATCATGCTCGCGGCCATCGGTAAACCCCTCATCATCGCCGTCGTCGTGATCACCCTCTATTTCTCCGTGGTCTTCTCCGGCCTCATTCCACCCGAATACGACTACGTCCTCGACTCAAAATACCTCAATGCATTCTACATCATCATCGGGGGTTGGATCGCCTCCAGTTTCTCGTACAATTTCATCAGCATGTACGGCCGGTGGATGGCGGCGAGGACCGAGAGCGAGATCGACGACCGCATCATCGGTGTGCTCGAGCTCGGTGTGAAGTATGTGATCTGGTTCATCGTATTCCTCCTGGTGCTCAGCACGCTCGAGATCAATATCACGCCCCTGCTCGCCGGTGCCGGGATCGCCGGTGTGGCCGTGGCCCTTGCGGCGCAGGACATCCTTGCGAACTTCTTCGGCGGTGCAATGATCGTGATGGACAAGCCCTTCAAGGTCGGCGACCGCATCAAGATCGACGGCTATCTGGGCGACATCGTCACCGTCGGACCGCGTTCCACCCGCCTCCAGACGCTTGACTATCAGCTCGTCACCATCCCGAACTCCAAGATCGCAAACTCGGTCGTGATCAACTACGCCCTCCCGGAGGTGCGGCTGAAGGTCAAGATCCCGGTCTCGGTCGCCTATGGCACGGACGTAAAACGGGTGAAGGAGATCCTGATGGAGATCGCCCACGAGGCGATCGAGCACTCGGCCTGCGTGCTCCACTATCCGCCGCCGAGCGTGTATTTCCTGGAGTTCGCCGACTCGAGCCTGAACTTCGTGTTAATCGTCTGGGCGAAGGCCTTCAATATGGCATGGGACGTTCAGGATTTCATCAATACCCGGATCGACGAACGCTTCAGGGAGGAGGGGATCGAGATCCCCTTCCCGCAGATGGATGTGCACCTGAAAAAGGACTAA
- a CDS encoding TetR/AcrR family transcriptional regulator — protein MGIKDRRQREKEQRKTEIVDAAERLFFSRRYEEVTMDEIAREVELNKATIYLYFKNKETLFATIVLRGVEILKQKYTECMEKQAPGIVKVALMGQAYYRFSQEHPDYLRLIHFYGSERFSRENPYTAEIGKGYGTCRRILRDAVQEGIDDGTIRPDLDPFLTSMYLMVSFMGILSMEDRWKLVIEAEGFSYERFAGEFFRFIIPALSPGEGSHRMDVRDFAAFGFHLSEPPAPGERETTKSVHY, from the coding sequence ATGGGAATCAAAGATAGAAGACAACGGGAAAAGGAACAGCGAAAGACCGAGATCGTCGATGCAGCCGAGCGCCTCTTTTTTTCCCGGAGGTACGAAGAGGTCACCATGGACGAGATCGCCCGCGAGGTCGAACTGAATAAGGCGACGATCTACCTGTATTTTAAAAACAAGGAGACGCTGTTCGCCACCATCGTTCTCCGCGGCGTCGAGATCCTCAAGCAAAAATACACAGAGTGCATGGAAAAACAGGCCCCCGGAATCGTCAAGGTAGCCCTGATGGGCCAGGCCTATTACCGGTTCTCACAGGAACACCCGGATTATCTCCGGCTGATCCACTTTTACGGCTCCGAGCGTTTTTCCAGAGAAAACCCGTATACCGCAGAGATCGGAAAGGGATACGGCACCTGCCGCCGGATCCTGCGGGACGCAGTCCAGGAGGGCATCGACGACGGGACGATCCGGCCCGATCTCGACCCGTTCCTCACCTCGATGTACCTGATGGTCTCCTTCATGGGCATCCTCTCCATGGAAGACCGGTGGAAACTGGTGATCGAGGCCGAGGGATTTTCTTATGAGCGGTTTGCCGGTGAATTCTTCCGGTTCATCATTCCGGCGCTTTCTCCCGGCGAGGGGTCCCACAGGATGGACGTCAGGGATTTCGCGGCATTCGGATTCCATTTATCAGAACCTCCGGCGCCCGGGGAGAGAGAAACAACAAAATCAGTCCATTATTAA
- a CDS encoding PHP domain-containing protein has product MKSLSPRVFFQAPDLSALRRDGWAVADLHVHTSRSDGLYRPERVAEHAMHLGIGCAVTDHNEAGGVRAAAEHRSGLLVIPGIEVSAADGPHLLFYFPSVRGLEDFFREEIRDRRGMSPYMAISRSTTDLLAAAEGYDCLRVAAHPFGYAVLDRGVLKCVENGRLDRDVLKAIDGVEAICGGMNRSLNRRAAEYAAENGCGITGGTDAHILSQIGGTLTCCRAETAEEFIEEVRARRSRVYGQETNRFVKVIAGCAISWRFLPYTIPSIAVHAAQTAERIRAGRKK; this is encoded by the coding sequence ATGAAATCGTTATCCCCCCGGGTATTCTTTCAGGCCCCTGATCTCAGCGCCCTCAGGCGTGACGGATGGGCGGTCGCCGACCTCCACGTCCACACCTCCCGTTCGGACGGACTCTACCGGCCGGAACGTGTGGCGGAGCATGCCATGCATCTCGGGATCGGGTGCGCCGTCACCGATCACAACGAGGCCGGGGGCGTCAGGGCGGCGGCCGAACACCGCTCCGGTCTGCTGGTGATACCCGGGATCGAGGTGAGCGCCGCCGACGGGCCGCACCTGCTCTTCTATTTTCCCTCGGTCCGCGGACTCGAGGATTTTTTCAGGGAGGAGATCCGGGATCGCCGGGGAATGAGCCCCTATATGGCCATATCCCGCTCCACCACCGACCTGCTGGCGGCAGCGGAAGGCTACGACTGTCTCAGGGTTGCCGCCCACCCATTCGGTTATGCCGTCCTGGACCGCGGGGTGCTCAAATGCGTCGAAAACGGGCGGCTGGACCGGGACGTCCTCAAAGCGATCGACGGGGTCGAGGCGATCTGCGGCGGCATGAACCGCTCCCTGAACAGGAGGGCGGCGGAATATGCCGCGGAAAATGGGTGCGGCATCACCGGCGGCACCGACGCCCATATCCTCTCGCAGATCGGCGGCACGCTCACCTGCTGCCGTGCGGAGACGGCTGAGGAGTTCATCGAGGAGGTCCGTGCACGCCGGAGCCGCGTGTATGGGCAGGAGACGAACCGCTTCGTCAAGGTGATCGCCGGGTGCGCCATATCCTGGCGGTTCCTCCCCTATACCATCCCCTCGATAGCGGTGCACGCCGCCCAGACGGCAGAACGGATCCGGGCAGGACGGAAAAAATAA
- a CDS encoding EFR1 family ferrodoxin (N-terminal region resembles flavodoxins. C-terminal ferrodoxin region binds two 4Fe-4S clusters.) encodes MKTESVKLVYFSPTGTTKAVVQGIARGIDHGSLEALDLTRPDARVRPLRTSEQDLLIIGVPVYMGRVPALLTKWLHAISARNTPAVCVVVYGNRVYEDALIELKDILVRCGCRPIAGAAYIGEHSFSTNETPTAKDRPDAGDLHHAESFGRKIREKLNAVPSADQIPEVEIPGCRPYRGDSGLWTVDFIAVGDACTRCGICAEGCPVGAIDPEDSSVIDTQKCITCCACIKNCPNHARTMKPGPVKEASLRLHTLYSERKEPECFL; translated from the coding sequence ATGAAAACGGAATCGGTGAAACTGGTATATTTTTCACCCACGGGAACGACGAAAGCGGTTGTCCAGGGCATTGCACGCGGCATTGATCACGGCAGCCTGGAGGCGCTGGATCTCACCCGCCCGGATGCGAGAGTCCGGCCGCTGCGAACATCGGAACAGGACCTGCTCATTATCGGTGTGCCGGTGTATATGGGGCGGGTGCCGGCCCTCCTGACCAAATGGCTGCATGCAATTTCCGCCCGGAATACGCCTGCGGTATGTGTCGTCGTCTACGGCAATCGCGTGTATGAAGACGCACTCATCGAGCTGAAAGACATTCTGGTCCGGTGCGGGTGCAGACCGATCGCCGGTGCGGCCTATATCGGGGAACACTCATTCTCCACCAACGAGACACCGACGGCAAAGGACCGTCCGGATGCAGGCGACCTCCACCACGCAGAGTCGTTTGGACGAAAAATACGGGAAAAACTCAACGCCGTCCCGTCGGCCGACCAGATACCTGAAGTGGAGATACCCGGCTGTCGTCCGTACCGGGGTGACTCGGGACTCTGGACCGTCGATTTTATCGCGGTCGGGGATGCGTGCACCCGGTGCGGGATCTGCGCAGAGGGATGCCCGGTCGGCGCCATCGATCCGGAAGACAGCAGCGTGATCGATACACAAAAATGCATTACGTGCTGCGCCTGCATCAAAAATTGCCCGAACCACGCCAGGACGATGAAACCCGGGCCGGTGAAAGAGGCGTCGTTGCGCCTCCATACGCTTTACAGCGAGCGAAAGGAGCCTGAATGTTTCCTTTAG
- a CDS encoding DUF134 domain-containing protein translates to MNAEGNGRCGRGRRRSERIIRGETGYSCLSPMCGGENPGSVVLRPDEIEVLRLVDLLGMQQEEAAQAMGISRKTLWRDLHEARKKVAGAIVNGHAILIEGCSQNGGRRCGFGRRSPD, encoded by the coding sequence ATGAACGCCGAAGGGAACGGCCGGTGCGGCAGGGGAAGGCGGAGGTCGGAGCGGATCATCCGCGGCGAGACCGGATATTCCTGCCTCTCCCCGATGTGCGGGGGGGAAAACCCCGGATCGGTCGTTCTCAGGCCGGACGAGATCGAGGTGCTGCGCCTCGTGGACCTGCTGGGCATGCAGCAGGAGGAGGCCGCACAGGCGATGGGGATCTCCAGAAAAACGCTCTGGCGGGACCTCCATGAGGCCAGAAAAAAGGTGGCCGGGGCGATCGTGAACGGCCATGCCATTCTCATCGAGGGCTGCAGCCAGAACGGCGGGCGGCGCTGCGGCTTCGGGCGGCGCAGCCCAGACTAA
- a CDS encoding sugar phosphate isomerase/epimerase family protein has translation MYGISTYALHTLPLGNALDMISEVTRYAEVMDDGCHFLSDAEPLQSHSLRYTIHAPSRSVNIASTLEPIRQASVEVIDACFAIAAEVNAGVVIHPGYCAWQTERERSRGQLMRSIADLAAMAEERSIQFSVENMAWEYFFLLTPDELPLPEGAGFALDVGHAHIMGCLPAFLQERIDHIHLHDNDGTNDTHSAVGAGTIDFVPVMDAVRKNGITPVVEVGSIEGALESIIVLDQIS, from the coding sequence ATGTACGGCATCTCCACCTATGCCCTTCACACCCTGCCGCTCGGCAATGCGCTCGACATGATCTCTGAGGTCACGCGATATGCAGAGGTGATGGACGATGGTTGCCATTTTCTCAGCGATGCAGAACCGCTCCAGTCCCACTCGCTCCGCTATACGATCCATGCCCCCTCCCGGAGCGTGAATATCGCCAGCACGCTTGAACCGATCCGGCAGGCCTCGGTGGAGGTGATCGATGCATGTTTCGCGATCGCCGCGGAGGTGAATGCCGGTGTCGTTATTCATCCGGGGTATTGCGCATGGCAGACCGAACGGGAGCGGTCGAGAGGCCAGCTGATGCGCTCCATCGCCGACCTCGCCGCGATGGCGGAGGAGCGCTCTATCCAATTTTCGGTGGAGAATATGGCATGGGAGTACTTCTTCCTGCTGACGCCCGACGAACTGCCCCTGCCCGAGGGGGCGGGATTTGCCCTCGATGTGGGCCATGCCCATATCATGGGGTGCCTGCCGGCGTTTCTGCAGGAGCGCATCGATCATATCCACCTCCATGACAATGACGGTACAAACGATACCCATTCTGCGGTCGGCGCGGGCACCATCGACTTCGTGCCGGTGATGGATGCGGTGAGAAAAAACGGGATCACGCCGGTGGTAGAGGTGGGGAGCATCGAAGGGGCGCTGGAGAGCATTATTGTCCTTGACCAGATTTCCTGA
- the nudC gene encoding NAD(+) diphosphatase produces the protein MEHRPFYAVRPLLPVYPEPEDPSPAQRRWVLVQGSSVLFQSGPAPGTVLMSDPLPAGLVCGAPVYLGTRDDLYYYAAEVPAGAAPPAGWNPSPVRELSGTVPDSDMALASYAVRILDFDRSTAFCGRCGAQTRPLTTERARICTACGRIIYPRISPAIIVLIKKGEEVLLARSPASPPGVFSVIAGFNELGENLEQTVHREVGEEVGIAVRNLRYFGSEPWPFPDSLMIGFVADHAGGEIRIDHQEIEAAGWFTRDSLPPYPRKASITRALIEAWIRREV, from the coding sequence ATGGAGCACCGCCCGTTCTACGCAGTCCGCCCCCTCCTCCCCGTCTACCCGGAACCGGAGGACCCGTCGCCCGCACAGAGACGCTGGGTCCTGGTCCAGGGCAGTTCTGTGCTCTTCCAGAGCGGCCCGGCACCAGGCACCGTTCTCATGTCCGACCCGCTCCCCGCCGGTCTGGTGTGCGGTGCGCCGGTGTATCTCGGCACCCGTGACGACCTCTACTACTATGCCGCCGAAGTCCCTGCCGGTGCGGCGCCGCCGGCCGGCTGGAATCCGTCGCCGGTCCGTGAACTCTCCGGAACGGTGCCGGATAGCGACATGGCCCTTGCCTCCTATGCCGTGCGGATCCTCGACTTTGACCGCTCGACCGCCTTCTGCGGGAGGTGCGGCGCACAAACCCGCCCGCTCACGACCGAGCGGGCGCGGATCTGCACGGCATGCGGCCGCATCATCTATCCCAGGATCTCCCCGGCCATCATCGTGCTGATCAAAAAGGGTGAGGAGGTGCTGCTCGCCCGCTCCCCCGCCTCCCCGCCGGGGGTCTTCTCGGTCATCGCCGGCTTCAACGAGCTCGGCGAGAACCTCGAGCAGACTGTCCACCGCGAAGTCGGCGAGGAAGTCGGCATTGCAGTGCGAAACCTCCGGTACTTCGGGAGCGAGCCCTGGCCGTTTCCCGATTCGCTCATGATCGGCTTTGTGGCGGACCATGCCGGAGGAGAGATCCGGATTGACCATCAGGAGATCGAAGCCGCCGGCTGGTTTACCCGCGATTCCCTGCCCCCCTATCCCCGGAAGGCGAGCATCACCCGGGCGCTCATCGAGGCCTGGATCCGGCGGGAGGTCTAA
- a CDS encoding NifB/NifX family molybdenum-iron cluster-binding protein, translating to MKICITAKGNDINSPAEDRFGRAPVFLIVDDESGAVTPIVNDNAGGAGGVGVRSAQIMVEQGVSVVITGQVGGNANSALKGAGIEVYTFRGGTANEALAAFKAGTLTRIL from the coding sequence ATGAAAATCTGTATTACTGCAAAAGGGAACGACATCAACTCGCCTGCTGAGGACCGCTTCGGACGTGCGCCGGTCTTCCTGATCGTCGACGACGAGAGCGGTGCGGTCACGCCGATCGTCAACGACAATGCCGGCGGTGCCGGCGGTGTCGGCGTGAGGTCTGCCCAGATCATGGTCGAACAGGGTGTGTCCGTGGTGATCACCGGTCAGGTCGGCGGGAACGCCAACTCCGCCCTGAAAGGAGCCGGAATCGAGGTCTACACCTTCCGCGGCGGCACGGCGAACGAGGCCCTTGCAGCGTTCAAGGCCGGCACGCTGACCCGGATCCTCTGA
- a CDS encoding class I SAM-dependent methyltransferase — protein MDISFILKMHEGLPRQGPGSNECTRKAFSMLKDLPERPEILDIGCGSGMQTIELARICPDCRITAVDIHQPFLDDLAGRAAAAGVGDRITTVRASMDDLPFEDASFDVLWAEGSIFIVGFEEGLRSWKRLLRPGGYLCLTESVWFTDRPSPEALAFWNDCYPAIQSVEETGAIAEKAGYEVVATFRLPASAWWDSYYMPLQKRLPGLKKEAAGNPDAEAQVAFSEREIEVFREHGEEYGYEFFILRSP, from the coding sequence ATGGACATTTCATTCATCTTAAAGATGCACGAGGGTCTCCCCCGCCAGGGGCCGGGGAGCAACGAGTGCACGAGAAAAGCGTTTTCGATGCTGAAGGACCTCCCGGAGCGGCCGGAGATCCTGGATATCGGGTGCGGTTCCGGGATGCAGACGATCGAGCTCGCCCGGATATGCCCGGACTGCCGGATCACCGCCGTCGACATCCACCAGCCGTTCCTGGACGACCTCGCCGGGAGGGCGGCGGCGGCCGGGGTGGGGGACAGGATCACGACGGTGAGGGCGTCCATGGACGACCTGCCGTTCGAGGATGCATCCTTCGACGTCCTCTGGGCGGAGGGCTCCATTTTCATCGTGGGCTTCGAGGAGGGGCTCCGGTCGTGGAAGCGGCTTCTCCGGCCGGGCGGCTACCTCTGCCTCACCGAATCGGTCTGGTTCACCGACCGGCCCTCGCCCGAGGCCCTGGCATTCTGGAACGACTGCTACCCGGCGATACAGAGTGTCGAGGAGACCGGTGCGATCGCTGAGAAGGCAGGATACGAGGTCGTCGCCACCTTCCGGCTCCCGGCCTCCGCGTGGTGGGACAGCTACTATATGCCCCTCCAGAAACGGCTGCCCGGCCTGAAGAAGGAGGCGGCCGGCAACCCGGACGCAGAGGCGCAGGTGGCCTTCTCCGAGCGGGAGATCGAGGTGTTCCGGGAGCACGGGGAGGAGTACGGCTACGAGTTCTTCATCCTGAGGAGCCCCTGA
- a CDS encoding ATP-binding protein → MKRLAVVSGKGGTGKTVVTGGFAACAARTMRLTMADCDVDAANLALLFDHTVRDSKPYFGMQCAAIDSSLCIECGICAEKCRFGAIHLEEDGYRVDPIECEGCGVCAHVCPAGAVSLRDFRHGEIFYSETGIGPLFHARLTPGSGTTGLLVTEVKQWALEVGGDADLLLIDGPPGIGCPLISTVTGCNAVLAVTEPSMSGLSDLGRLVRVCEGFPVRIFCAINRYDLEEGITAEIAAYCAEQDIPVLGLIPFDPAVPGAVRSRTPVTALDTPAGEAVRGVWERVRSELDLP, encoded by the coding sequence GTGAAGCGCCTTGCGGTTGTGAGCGGGAAGGGCGGGACCGGCAAGACGGTCGTGACCGGCGGGTTTGCGGCGTGCGCCGCGCGAACCATGCGCTTGACAATGGCCGATTGCGACGTGGACGCCGCCAACCTCGCCCTGCTCTTCGATCATACGGTGCGCGATTCAAAGCCGTATTTCGGGATGCAGTGCGCCGCCATCGATTCTTCTCTCTGCATCGAGTGCGGGATCTGCGCCGAGAAGTGCCGCTTCGGGGCGATCCACCTGGAAGAGGACGGTTACCGGGTCGACCCGATCGAGTGCGAGGGCTGCGGGGTCTGCGCCCATGTCTGTCCGGCTGGTGCGGTCTCCCTCAGGGACTTCCGGCACGGAGAGATCTTTTACTCTGAGACCGGGATCGGACCCCTCTTCCACGCCCGCCTGACGCCCGGTTCCGGGACGACCGGGCTGCTGGTCACCGAGGTGAAGCAGTGGGCGCTCGAGGTCGGGGGGGACGCCGATCTCCTGCTCATCGACGGTCCGCCCGGCATCGGCTGCCCCCTCATATCCACGGTGACCGGGTGCAATGCCGTGCTTGCCGTCACCGAACCGAGCATGTCCGGCCTCTCCGATCTGGGGCGGCTTGTCCGGGTCTGCGAGGGGTTTCCGGTCAGGATCTTCTGTGCGATTAACCGGTATGACCTCGAGGAGGGGATCACAGCCGAGATCGCCGCCTACTGTGCAGAGCAGGATATCCCGGTTCTCGGCCTCATTCCCTTCGACCCGGCGGTCCCCGGGGCGGTCAGGAGCCGGACGCCGGTCACCGCACTGGACACCCCGGCGGGTGAGGCGGTCCGCGGCGTCTGGGAGCGGGTCAGGAGCGAGCTGGACCTCCCATGA
- a CDS encoding ATP-binding protein — translation MKIAVASGKGGTGKSTVAANLAWTCAQRRAVTLADCDVEEPNLHLFFPAPAAETPVTRMVPVFDEELCTHCGDCSHFCRYGAIVVMKDRVMLFPELCHSCGGCMLVCPEGAITETPVQIGRTEERTPMENLRLISGVMNEGEANGIPVIHAVKEAISGDETVIIDSSPGSACPVIETVKETDFCVLVTEATPFGIHDLELAADVVEALGVPSGVVINRSSGDDAETEAFCRERNLRVLMKIPFTREIAAVQNRGGLIARDLEGWEEAFADLYESVCSEVGA, via the coding sequence ATGAAGATCGCGGTTGCGAGCGGAAAGGGCGGAACCGGCAAGAGCACGGTGGCGGCGAACCTGGCCTGGACATGCGCACAGAGGCGGGCGGTGACGCTGGCGGACTGCGATGTGGAGGAGCCCAACCTGCACCTCTTCTTCCCCGCGCCCGCTGCCGAGACCCCGGTGACCCGGATGGTGCCGGTCTTCGACGAAGAACTCTGCACCCACTGCGGTGATTGCTCTCATTTCTGCCGGTATGGTGCGATCGTCGTGATGAAAGACCGTGTGATGCTCTTTCCCGAACTCTGCCACTCCTGCGGCGGGTGCATGCTCGTCTGCCCGGAGGGGGCGATCACCGAGACGCCGGTGCAGATCGGCAGGACCGAGGAGCGGACCCCCATGGAGAACCTCCGGCTCATTTCGGGTGTGATGAACGAGGGGGAGGCAAACGGCATCCCGGTGATCCATGCGGTGAAGGAGGCGATCTCCGGTGACGAGACGGTGATCATCGATTCCTCTCCGGGATCGGCATGCCCGGTGATCGAGACGGTGAAAGAGACGGACTTTTGTGTTCTGGTCACCGAAGCCACACCCTTTGGCATCCATGACCTGGAACTGGCAGCCGATGTCGTGGAGGCCCTGGGCGTGCCCTCCGGTGTCGTGATCAACCGGAGCAGCGGCGACGATGCCGAGACCGAGGCATTCTGCCGTGAACGCAACCTCCGGGTGCTCATGAAGATACCGTTTACCCGGGAGATTGCCGCCGTCCAGAACCGGGGAGGGCTCATCGCCCGCGATCTCGAGGGCTGGGAGGAGGCGTTTGCCGATCTCTATGAGAGTGTGTGTTCGGAGGTGGGAGCGTGA
- the hypD gene encoding hydrogenase formation protein HypD has product MATGDELTAALRESVDRPYTFMHICGTHEAAIARTGLRSVLPEGLRIVMGPGCPVCITPQGEIDAALEFVDKDCIVATYGDLLRVPGTRGSLESSGGDVRVVQGIHKAVEIAEKTDKEVVFISVGFETTVPTVAATLMGRPPENFSILSCHRLVPPAMQWLLEQGEASLDGFMLPGHVCVVAGYEEYEQFPVPQVVAGFEAEDILLGLLMLVKQVQEGRCEVENAYPRAVCREGNRKAKEIMYGVFEPSDVEWRGFPVIPASGLRLKPEYECYDAQKKFDIEIQHVEKTRGCICDRVLRGVAQPTDCALFGKVCTPRTPVGPCMVSHEGACKIWNLYHVRHL; this is encoded by the coding sequence ATGGCAACAGGAGATGAACTGACAGCGGCGCTCCGCGAATCCGTGGACCGCCCCTATACATTTATGCATATCTGCGGGACGCACGAGGCGGCCATCGCCCGCACCGGCCTGCGCAGTGTGCTCCCCGAGGGACTGCGGATCGTGATGGGGCCCGGGTGTCCGGTCTGCATCACCCCCCAGGGGGAGATCGATGCGGCACTGGAGTTTGTCGATAAGGACTGCATCGTGGCCACCTACGGCGACCTGCTCAGGGTGCCCGGCACACGGGGTTCGCTGGAGTCGAGCGGCGGCGACGTGCGGGTGGTGCAGGGGATTCATAAGGCGGTGGAGATCGCTGAGAAGACCGACAAAGAGGTCGTGTTCATCTCGGTCGGGTTCGAGACGACCGTGCCCACCGTCGCCGCCACCCTGATGGGGCGCCCGCCCGAGAACTTCTCCATCCTCTCCTGCCACCGCCTGGTCCCGCCGGCGATGCAATGGCTCCTCGAGCAGGGCGAGGCCTCCCTCGACGGCTTCATGCTGCCCGGTCACGTCTGCGTGGTGGCCGGCTATGAGGAGTACGAACAGTTTCCGGTGCCGCAGGTGGTCGCCGGTTTCGAGGCCGAGGATATCCTTCTTGGCCTGTTGATGCTGGTTAAGCAGGTGCAGGAGGGGCGCTGTGAGGTCGAGAACGCCTACCCGCGCGCCGTCTGCCGGGAGGGGAACCGGAAGGCGAAGGAGATCATGTACGGGGTCTTCGAGCCGTCGGATGTGGAGTGGCGCGGCTTCCCGGTGATCCCGGCATCAGGGCTGAGGCTGAAACCGGAATACGAGTGCTACGACGCACAGAAAAAGTTCGATATCGAGATCCAGCACGTCGAGAAGACGCGGGGCTGCATCTGCGACCGCGTGCTGCGCGGCGTGGCGCAACCCACCGACTGCGCCCTCTTCGGGAAGGTCTGCACGCCGAGGACGCCGGTGGGGCCCTGCATGGTCAGTCATGAGGGCGCATGCAAGATCTGGAACCTCTACCATGTCCGCCATCTCTGA
- a CDS encoding radical SAM protein — MTYQYLFGPVPSRRLGASLGIDLVPLKTCSYNCIYCECGRTTDLTLERREYVPTAGVIDELRRFLGGAPALDFITCAGSGEPTLHSGIGEIIRFLKHEFPAYRVAVLTNGSLLSDPAVREEIMPADLVIPTLNAVSEEAFRRICRPYPDLTAAGVNAGIRQFAADYSGALWLEVFIVPGINDSDEEIDRIDAEIRAIAPDKVQLNTLDRPGAVPWVTPADDDALDRIAGRITGAPVEIVGRLPSRATMAAFHDEVVGFIMTLVRRRPATVMDISRATGLHTNEVNKYIQYLLEEGEITVKKEERGSFFLPRKG, encoded by the coding sequence ATGACCTACCAATATCTCTTTGGTCCCGTGCCGTCCCGGCGGCTTGGGGCCTCGCTGGGCATCGATCTGGTGCCCCTCAAGACCTGCTCCTACAACTGCATCTACTGCGAGTGCGGGCGCACCACAGACCTGACCCTGGAGCGGCGGGAGTACGTGCCGACCGCCGGCGTAATAGACGAACTGCGCAGGTTTCTTGGGGGGGCGCCCGCCCTCGACTTCATCACCTGCGCCGGGTCCGGTGAACCGACGCTCCACAGCGGCATCGGCGAGATCATCCGGTTCCTCAAGCACGAGTTCCCGGCGTACCGGGTGGCCGTGCTCACCAACGGCAGCCTGCTCTCCGACCCGGCGGTGCGGGAGGAGATCATGCCGGCCGACCTGGTGATACCCACCCTCAATGCCGTCTCCGAGGAGGCGTTCCGGCGGATCTGCCGTCCGTACCCGGACCTGACGGCGGCGGGGGTGAACGCCGGGATCCGGCAGTTCGCCGCCGACTATTCTGGGGCCCTCTGGCTGGAGGTCTTCATCGTCCCGGGCATCAACGACTCCGACGAGGAGATCGACCGGATCGATGCCGAGATCCGCGCCATCGCCCCCGACAAGGTGCAGCTGAACACCCTCGACCGTCCCGGCGCCGTCCCCTGGGTCACACCGGCCGACGACGACGCCCTCGACAGGATTGCCGGGCGGATCACCGGCGCCCCGGTCGAGATCGTGGGCAGACTCCCGTCCCGCGCCACGATGGCCGCATTCCACGACGAGGTGGTCGGGTTCATCATGACGCTCGTCAGGCGGCGTCCCGCCACGGTGATGGACATCTCCCGCGCCACCGGGCTGCACACAAACGAGGTGAACAAGTACATCCAGTACCTCCTCGAAGAGGGGGAGATCACCGTGAAAAAAGAAGAACGGGGATCGTTTTTCCTCCCCAGAAAGGGTTAG